AAAAATGTATAGTCGCCCTGCTGCCGCTTTTGAATCTCATAAGCGAGCCTGCGCACGCCCCAGCGGTCAACATTGACCACCGCAGCGCCCTGATCGGCGAGCAACGACGCATAGCGATCGATCGTCGCGTCCGCATCGACCTGCGTATCGACAATCAAAGCCATCTCGTAATCTCGTGACATAACTATCCCCCATGGACGTGTGGTTCAGAAAACCGTGTTCTGAACGGGGTTGGAAAAAAAAGCGCGAACCTTCTATAAAGACAAC
Above is a window of Gemmatimonadota bacterium DNA encoding:
- the rpsF gene encoding 30S ribosomal protein S6, with translation MSRDYEMALIVDTQVDADATIDRYASLLADQGAAVVNVDRWGVRRLAYEIQKRQQGDYTFFYFQADPGAIADVERACRLDEDVLRHLILQTDIPPQMEEEEDAEAVSVEEDGDE